In Trichomycterus rosablanca isolate fTriRos1 chromosome 20, fTriRos1.hap1, whole genome shotgun sequence, one DNA window encodes the following:
- the mindy4b gene encoding inactive ubiquitin carboxyl-terminal hydrolase MINDY-4B isoform X3: MEKSDEKNEVEILTELDDILAQVEELDKWREIFDARGLKLQNSLDNRPLKADEETEDVSRCPSAHSPNGHANQLMVPYSVPRALAVSPSLGGLPVSPELAMNLRKILFGNALHVFNYEWKKSFFKFREPHSNLSYALETDRGGVRAIQMAVQAHIVKYLLFTQPSSSECCGIESLTAIGEKEQERALAAAIADILWTAGEESTATVSLVTPERCFTPHLDYKLDNFTERLQLFTFKKKEDLRTFLYGHIQCFNEEGSHGVILFLYSLVFSRSIIMLQEDLDSTTTHLLQCSLGNFGCRQALLNLLLTGRASPNVFNGNMYCDEHGSSMSRPLHGVLSRSDVGYLYWSREEAEHASLPKVGSMLKTPKLPIWVCSINGTYSVLFSLNRSLLSDWKMEHLFHLYFYNGQPTQASTAMLTIDTHSHHWEAKSGDSQGDPERRFPSVEMTIRTKWEGAVIDWNRTVPFF; encoded by the exons AGACCTCTAAAAGCTGACGAAGAGACTGAAGATGTTTCTAGGTGTCCTTCCGCTCATTCACCCAACGGTCACGCTAACCAGCTAATGGTGCCCTACTCTGTCCCCCGTGCTCTTGCAGTCTCTCCCAGTCTGGGTGGACTTCCAGTGTCACCTGAACTTGCTATG AATCTGAGGAAGATTTTGTTTGGAAACGCACTTCACGTCTTTAACTACGAGTGGAAAAAATCATTCTTCAAGTTCCGGGAGCCACATTCAAACCTCTCCTACGCTCTGGAGACAGATAGA GGTGGAGTTCGTGCTATTCAGATGGCAGTCCAGGCTCACATTGTCAAATACCTACTTTTCACACAGCCTTCAAGCTCAGAGTGCTGTGGAATAGAAAG TTTAACTGCGATTGGGGAGAAAGAGCAGGAGAGGGCTTTAGCGGCAGCCATAGCTGATATTTTATGGACAGCTGGTGAGGAGAGTACAGCCACCGTCTCCTTGGTCACGCCAGAACGCTGCTTCACCCCCCACCTGGACTACAAACTGGACAACTTTACAGAGCGG TTGCAACTTTTTACTTTCAAAAAGAAAGAAGATTTGAGGACGTTCCTGTATGGACATATTCAATGT tttaatGAGGAGGGAAGCCACGGAGTCATTCTCTTTCTGTACAGCCTGGTCTTCTCAAGATCCATTATAAT GTTGCAAGAAGACTTGGATTCCACCACTACTCATCTCCTACAGTGTAGCTTGGGCAACTTTGGTTGTCGACAG GCTCTTTTAAACCTTTTGTTGACGGGTCGTGCCAGTCCTAACGTCTTCAACGGAAATATGTATTGTGACGAGCATGGCAGCTCAATGTCACGTCCTCTCCACGGAGTTCTGTCCCGCAGTGATGTGGGGTACCTATACTGGAGTCGAGAGGAAGCCGAACATGCCAGTCTGCCCAAG GTGGGAAGTATGCTTAAGACACCCAAACTGCCTATTTGGGTTTGCAGCATCAACGGCACCTACAGTGTTTTGTTCAGTCTTAATCGATCTCTCCTCTCTGACTGGAAGATGGAGCATCTCTTCCACCTCTACTTCTACAACGGCCAACCAACTCAAGCCAGTACTGCAATGCTCACCATAG acacaCATTCCCATCACTGGGAGGCTAAGAGCGGGGACAGTCAAGGAGACCCAGAGAGAAGGTTCCCCTCTGTGGAGATGACCATCAGAACTAAATGGGAGGGAGCTGTAATCGACTGGAATAGAACTGTTCCCTTTTTTTGA